The proteins below come from a single Gimesia alba genomic window:
- a CDS encoding hemerythrin domain-containing protein — MMNKNTNSHEHLQYLLDEHEQILTHMKELNDWWTELDERGLPKFGEMGTRVERFRELLAKHFEDEEQEGYFKPVLDETPGFCIMVPDFKEKHTAILCQIDDFISRLKHPEPPFENWNAALQEFETLLADLREHENHEIQLVQEAFDKSSAE; from the coding sequence ATGATGAACAAAAATACGAATTCTCACGAGCATTTGCAGTATCTGTTGGATGAGCATGAGCAAATCCTGACGCACATGAAAGAGTTAAATGACTGGTGGACCGAGCTCGATGAACGTGGATTGCCCAAATTCGGTGAGATGGGAACCCGAGTGGAGCGATTTCGCGAGTTGCTGGCCAAGCACTTCGAAGATGAAGAGCAGGAAGGCTATTTCAAGCCGGTGTTAGATGAAACTCCCGGATTCTGTATTATGGTCCCTGATTTCAAAGAGAAACATACCGCGATCTTATGTCAGATTGATGATTTTATCTCGCGTCTCAAGCACCCGGAACCACCATTTGAAAACTGGAACGCCGCGTTACAGGAATTTGAAACGTTACTCGCCGATCTCCGGGAACACGAAAATCATGAGATCCAATTGGTCCAGGAGGCATTTGACAAGTCCTCTGCAGAATAG
- a CDS encoding zinc-dependent alcohol dehydrogenase family protein, protein MKAMILNQRADISRSPLSLVDVPAPEPGPNEILIRVHCCAICRTDLHVIEGDLPETKSPIIPGHQVVGTIIKMGTACKRFQHGTRVGIAWLRSTCGVCEFCQSGRENLCEQSHFTGYHADGGYAELAVVHEDYAYAIPDVFSDTEATPLLCAGIIGYRALKRSELKPGERLGIYGFGSSAHVVIQIALHRGCDVFVVTRGEKHRKLAREMGAVWVGERADQMPVKVHSAIIFAPAGELVPAALKQLEKGGTLALAGIYMSDIPQLNYEETLFYERSLRSVTANTRADGQELFLEAAEIPIRPHITTYSLQDANRALIDLKNDQINGTGVLVMES, encoded by the coding sequence ATGAAAGCCATGATACTGAATCAGCGTGCTGACATCAGTCGTTCGCCTTTATCGCTGGTCGATGTTCCTGCACCTGAGCCGGGGCCGAATGAAATATTGATTCGCGTGCATTGTTGTGCGATATGCCGGACTGATTTGCATGTGATCGAGGGAGATTTGCCAGAAACCAAGTCTCCCATCATCCCGGGACATCAGGTCGTAGGGACTATCATAAAAATGGGGACGGCTTGCAAGCGTTTCCAGCATGGTACTCGAGTTGGCATTGCCTGGTTGCGTAGTACTTGTGGTGTTTGCGAGTTTTGCCAATCCGGACGCGAGAATTTATGTGAGCAGTCTCACTTCACCGGGTATCATGCAGATGGAGGCTATGCCGAGTTGGCGGTGGTGCATGAAGATTATGCGTATGCAATTCCGGACGTCTTCAGTGATACCGAGGCAACTCCCTTGCTCTGTGCGGGCATTATTGGTTATCGCGCCTTAAAACGAAGTGAATTGAAGCCGGGAGAACGGCTGGGGATTTATGGATTCGGTTCTAGCGCGCATGTCGTGATTCAAATTGCTCTGCATCGAGGCTGTGATGTTTTTGTCGTCACACGTGGGGAAAAGCATCGTAAACTGGCACGGGAAATGGGAGCCGTCTGGGTGGGAGAACGTGCCGATCAGATGCCCGTGAAAGTTCACTCGGCAATTATTTTCGCACCCGCGGGCGAACTTGTCCCTGCCGCTTTAAAACAACTCGAAAAAGGGGGCACGCTGGCACTGGCGGGAATTTATATGTCCGACATTCCTCAGTTGAACTACGAGGAAACGCTGTTTTATGAACGCAGTCTGCGATCCGTCACCGCGAATACCAGAGCCGATGGTCAAGAACTGTTTCTGGAAGCTGCCGAAATCCCGATCCGTCCTCACATCACTACCTATTCATTACAAGACGCGAATCGGGCCTTGATCGATTTGAAAAACGATCAAATTAATGGGACCGGCGTGCTGGTAATGGAATCTTGA
- a CDS encoding AtpZ/AtpI family protein translates to MSEPSPEQNSDSTKANFEPHQLHLHNQTEIEQRIAAQEMRKLKAKSEKHHTIWFGLGMFGLIGWSVTVPAVVGAIIGMWIDSRWPSRYSWSLMLLIGGICLGCFNAWKWLHKEGNIE, encoded by the coding sequence ATGTCTGAGCCCTCCCCGGAACAAAACAGTGATTCCACCAAAGCAAACTTTGAGCCGCATCAACTACACCTGCATAATCAGACGGAAATAGAACAACGGATTGCCGCTCAGGAAATGCGAAAACTAAAAGCAAAAAGCGAAAAACATCATACGATCTGGTTTGGGCTCGGGATGTTCGGCCTGATTGGCTGGTCGGTCACAGTGCCCGCCGTCGTAGGAGCCATCATCGGGATGTGGATCGACTCACGCTGGCCTTCCCGTTACTCATGGAGCCTGATGCTGCTGATCGGCGGAATTTGCTTAGGCTGCTTTAATGCCTGGAAATGGCTGCACAAAGAAGGAAATATCGAATAA
- the ppsA gene encoding phosphoenolpyruvate synthase, whose amino-acid sequence MTTKEPLVLWFEQISIGDVPAVGGKNASLGEMYCNLNSKGISVPNGFATTAAAYRLFMSETGLDQQIRDILQDLDTSDISNLQEHGLKVRHAILAAEIPESILEEIVQAYRRLSDNRTGGIDVAVRSSATAEDLPDASFAGQQESYLNVQGEANLLDTCRRCFASLFTDRAISYRTEKGFDHFDIALSIGIQRMVRSDLASSGVMFSIDTETGFRDAVLINAAYGLGENVVQGSVNPDEYYVFKPTLKTGYKPILKKSLGSKEFKLIYDTGGGKMTRNVPVDVADRKQYALSEEDILTLGRWACLIEDHYSNVQGHFCPMDMEWAKDGVTGELFIVQARPETIHSNKEIKRLKTYHLNQRGKVLSTGHSVGERIGHGIARVVQSAKHLDEVQPGDVLITDKTDPDWEPIMKKAAAIVTNRGGRTCHAAIVSRELGLPAIVGAEDATTAIASGTMVTVSCAEGDTGFVYEGQLDYNVDEVDLTELPHPKTSVMMIVGNPNEAFRLSMLPSNGVGLARMEFIINSFIRIHPMALLEYDQLKDQSLKEEIDRLTPSYTNKPEFFIDTLAQGVSMIAGAFYPRDVIVRMSDFKTNEYANLIGGQLYEPKEENPMIGFRGASRYYHPHYRDAFGLECQAMRKVRETMGLKNMKLMIPFCRTVEEGKKVLEEMAKHGLHRGEDGLEIYIMCEIPSNVIQAEAFAEIFDGFSIGSNDLTQLTLGVDRDSEVVAHIFDERDPAVMDSLAAAIHRVKGAGRKIGICGQAPSDYPEIAEFLVKQGIDSISLNPDAVLKTVTRIAEVEAELGAKVSVS is encoded by the coding sequence GTGACGACGAAGGAGCCTCTGGTTTTATGGTTCGAGCAAATCAGCATCGGAGATGTCCCTGCGGTAGGAGGTAAAAATGCCTCACTGGGGGAAATGTATTGCAATTTGAATTCCAAGGGGATCTCTGTACCCAATGGATTTGCCACGACGGCGGCTGCCTACCGTCTGTTTATGTCGGAAACCGGCCTGGATCAACAGATCCGGGACATACTCCAGGATTTGGATACCTCGGACATTTCTAATCTTCAGGAGCATGGTTTAAAAGTCAGACATGCGATTCTCGCTGCTGAAATTCCGGAATCCATCCTAGAGGAAATTGTACAGGCGTATCGAAGACTGAGCGACAATCGGACCGGAGGCATTGATGTTGCTGTGCGGAGTAGTGCGACCGCCGAAGATTTGCCCGATGCGAGTTTTGCCGGGCAGCAGGAGTCTTATCTGAATGTGCAGGGAGAAGCCAACTTACTGGATACCTGTCGTCGCTGCTTTGCGTCCCTGTTTACGGATCGTGCGATTTCGTATCGCACGGAAAAAGGCTTTGATCATTTTGACATTGCACTTTCGATCGGAATTCAGCGGATGGTCCGTTCCGATCTGGCTTCGTCCGGGGTCATGTTTTCTATTGATACCGAAACCGGGTTTCGGGATGCGGTTTTAATCAACGCGGCCTATGGATTAGGGGAAAATGTCGTTCAGGGAAGTGTGAACCCGGATGAATATTATGTATTCAAGCCGACGCTCAAAACTGGCTATAAACCGATTCTGAAGAAGTCATTGGGATCGAAGGAATTCAAACTGATCTATGACACCGGGGGCGGGAAAATGACCCGTAATGTGCCCGTTGATGTCGCCGATCGAAAGCAGTACGCACTCAGCGAAGAAGATATTCTGACATTGGGACGCTGGGCCTGTTTGATTGAAGATCATTATTCCAATGTGCAGGGACACTTCTGCCCGATGGATATGGAATGGGCCAAAGATGGTGTCACAGGTGAATTATTTATCGTCCAAGCCCGTCCTGAAACCATTCATTCAAATAAAGAGATCAAACGGTTAAAGACTTATCATCTCAATCAGCGCGGAAAAGTACTATCTACCGGGCATAGTGTGGGGGAACGAATCGGTCATGGCATCGCACGTGTGGTTCAAAGTGCGAAACATTTAGATGAAGTTCAGCCCGGTGATGTGCTGATCACTGACAAGACCGATCCGGACTGGGAACCGATTATGAAAAAAGCGGCTGCAATTGTTACCAATCGCGGTGGTCGTACCTGTCATGCAGCGATTGTCAGCCGGGAACTGGGACTTCCGGCGATTGTCGGAGCGGAAGATGCCACGACCGCGATTGCCTCCGGAACGATGGTGACCGTCTCCTGTGCCGAGGGGGATACCGGTTTTGTGTATGAGGGGCAGCTTGATTATAACGTCGATGAAGTCGATCTCACTGAATTGCCGCACCCCAAAACCAGCGTGATGATGATTGTGGGGAATCCCAATGAGGCCTTTCGGCTTTCGATGCTTCCCAGCAACGGCGTCGGGTTGGCCCGGATGGAATTCATCATCAATTCGTTCATTCGGATTCACCCGATGGCACTTCTGGAATACGATCAGTTGAAAGACCAGTCTTTGAAAGAAGAAATCGATCGTCTAACTCCCTCTTATACAAATAAGCCTGAGTTTTTTATCGATACGTTGGCGCAGGGAGTGTCGATGATTGCGGGGGCCTTTTATCCGCGTGATGTGATTGTGCGGATGAGTGATTTCAAAACGAATGAATATGCCAATTTGATTGGCGGACAGCTTTACGAGCCGAAAGAAGAGAATCCGATGATCGGCTTTCGAGGGGCTTCCCGGTACTATCACCCGCACTACCGTGATGCCTTTGGTCTTGAGTGTCAGGCGATGCGCAAGGTGCGCGAAACGATGGGGCTGAAGAATATGAAACTGATGATCCCCTTCTGTCGCACGGTAGAAGAAGGGAAAAAGGTTTTAGAAGAGATGGCCAAACATGGCTTGCACCGTGGAGAAGACGGCCTTGAAATCTACATCATGTGTGAAATTCCGAGTAATGTGATTCAGGCCGAGGCATTTGCGGAAATCTTTGATGGTTTTTCGATTGGTTCCAATGATCTGACGCAATTGACGTTGGGCGTTGACCGGGATTCTGAAGTCGTGGCGCACATCTTTGATGAGCGCGATCCTGCCGTAATGGATTCGCTTGCAGCGGCGATTCATCGCGTTAAAGGGGCGGGGAGAAAAATCGGGATTTGCGGTCAGGCTCCCAGCGACTATCCTGAAATCGCGGAATTTCTGGTGAAGCAGGGGATTGACAGTATCTCACTCAACCCCGATGCCGTTCTGAAAACGGTCACACGTATAGCTGAGGTCGAAGCTGAGTTAGGCGCTAAAGTCAGCGTGTCATAA
- a CDS encoding F0F1 ATP synthase subunit C, whose protein sequence is MDSNTIIAAVSIFTAGITIALGSMAPALGEGRALAQALSAIAQQPDEASTITRTLFVGLAMVESTAIYCFVISMILIFANPFWNYFLQANGG, encoded by the coding sequence ATGGATTCAAATACGATTATAGCAGCCGTCTCCATCTTTACCGCAGGAATCACCATTGCCCTTGGCTCAATGGCACCTGCCCTGGGCGAAGGACGGGCACTGGCCCAGGCACTGAGTGCAATTGCCCAGCAACCCGATGAAGCAAGCACCATCACACGTACCCTGTTTGTCGGTCTGGCAATGGTGGAATCAACGGCAATTTACTGTTTCGTCATTTCCATGATTTTGATTTTCGCGAATCCGTTCTGGAATTACTTTCTGCAGGCAAACGGCGGTTAA
- the atpD gene encoding F0F1 ATP synthase subunit beta, whose translation MQQKILTNDLNQGTILSVRGSVIDAHFPHHLPPVQSELHAGNDQEIVIEVLTQLNNHTIRGIALTSTRGLSRGSKVSNTGHPLKVPVGQELLGRMLNVFGQTIDVGEPIASTNWRSIHHDSPALVERPPRSDIFKTGIKAIDLLSPLERGGKAGLFGGAGVGKTVLITELIHNVVGAHKGVSLFCGIGERCREAEELYREMKEAGVLENTVMVFGQMNEPPGARYRVGHAALTMAEYFRDEQRQDVLLLIDNIFRFIQAGTEVSGLMGELPSRVGYQPTLASDLAELEERICTTTNGSITSVQAVYVPADDFTDPSAVHTFAHLSTSVVLSRKRASEGLYPAIDLLNSSSKMLMPPIVGDHHYQVAQAVRETLANYEDLKDIIAMLGLEELSREDRRTVNRARRLERFMTQPFFSTEQFTGYEGKFVSLEETLDGCERILNDEFHDVPERALYMIGSIAEVKKSDAK comes from the coding sequence ATGCAGCAGAAAATCCTGACCAATGATCTCAACCAGGGAACGATTCTCTCGGTTCGAGGTAGTGTCATTGATGCCCATTTCCCCCATCATTTGCCACCAGTCCAAAGCGAGTTGCATGCCGGTAATGATCAGGAGATCGTGATTGAAGTCCTCACCCAGTTAAATAATCACACCATACGCGGCATTGCTTTAACATCCACACGCGGGTTATCACGCGGTTCAAAAGTCAGCAATACCGGCCATCCGCTCAAAGTTCCCGTGGGACAAGAACTTCTGGGCCGGATGTTAAATGTGTTCGGGCAGACCATTGATGTCGGAGAACCAATTGCCAGCACCAATTGGCGCTCGATCCACCATGATTCGCCGGCATTAGTTGAACGCCCGCCTCGCTCTGATATTTTCAAAACCGGCATCAAAGCCATTGACCTGCTTTCCCCACTGGAACGAGGCGGTAAAGCAGGACTGTTTGGAGGAGCCGGCGTCGGAAAAACGGTGTTAATCACCGAGCTGATCCACAATGTGGTCGGGGCGCACAAAGGAGTCAGTCTATTCTGCGGTATTGGCGAACGCTGCCGGGAAGCCGAAGAATTATATCGTGAAATGAAAGAGGCAGGCGTCCTCGAAAACACTGTCATGGTCTTCGGCCAGATGAACGAACCGCCGGGCGCCCGTTACCGGGTGGGGCATGCCGCGCTGACAATGGCAGAATACTTTCGTGACGAGCAACGACAGGATGTGCTGCTGCTGATTGACAATATTTTCCGCTTCATTCAGGCAGGAACCGAAGTCTCTGGGCTGATGGGAGAACTTCCTTCACGGGTCGGCTATCAACCCACGCTGGCTTCCGATCTGGCAGAACTGGAAGAGCGGATTTGTACGACTACAAACGGATCGATCACTTCGGTGCAAGCTGTATACGTCCCCGCCGATGATTTCACTGACCCATCTGCCGTCCATACTTTCGCCCACCTTTCCACATCCGTAGTTCTGTCTCGCAAGCGGGCTTCAGAAGGGCTTTATCCCGCCATCGATTTATTGAACTCCAGCTCCAAAATGCTGATGCCTCCGATTGTAGGCGATCATCACTATCAGGTTGCGCAAGCAGTACGGGAAACATTGGCGAATTACGAAGACCTCAAAGACATCATCGCCATGCTGGGGCTGGAAGAGCTTTCCCGCGAAGACCGACGAACGGTGAACCGGGCACGCCGCCTGGAACGGTTTATGACACAACCGTTTTTCAGCACCGAGCAATTTACCGGTTATGAAGGCAAGTTTGTCTCATTGGAAGAAACCCTGGATGGTTGCGAACGAATCTTAAATGACGAGTTTCACGATGTCCCGGAACGCGCCCTGTATATGATTGGTTCCATAGCGGAAGTGAAAAAGAGCGACGCCAAATGA
- a CDS encoding F0F1 ATP synthase subunit delta: protein MSIDWFTFTAQILNFLVLVWLLSHFLYKPILNAMQEREKQIATEHETAVKLQQQAESEAASYKEKTEQLTHAKDELLADAGKDIQHWREEHLTRARAEVDEEKTEWYRALHRERESFLREARLRMAGHIHHMSQCVLKELANTDLQQQTIQVFLDRIKGIDEQQKKQFISLLESTQNNILVESAFSLSQADRKKITAFVHDFLSTDVDIEFQEKPELICGIDFHVGGYKIAWNIQEPLEELEEEFVQSLNEVITLESGVEVPSTS, encoded by the coding sequence ATGTCCATTGATTGGTTTACTTTTACCGCTCAAATTCTCAACTTCCTGGTCCTGGTCTGGTTGTTATCGCACTTCCTGTATAAGCCAATCCTCAATGCCATGCAGGAACGGGAAAAACAGATCGCGACAGAACATGAAACCGCAGTCAAGCTTCAACAACAGGCGGAATCTGAAGCAGCATCCTACAAAGAGAAAACAGAGCAACTGACCCATGCGAAAGATGAACTGCTGGCCGACGCGGGGAAAGACATCCAACACTGGCGCGAAGAACATCTGACACGCGCCCGCGCTGAAGTGGATGAGGAAAAAACCGAATGGTATCGGGCATTACATCGGGAACGCGAGTCATTTCTGCGCGAAGCCCGACTACGGATGGCGGGTCACATTCATCACATGAGCCAATGTGTATTAAAAGAACTCGCCAATACCGACTTGCAGCAACAGACGATTCAGGTATTTCTTGACCGGATCAAAGGAATTGATGAGCAACAAAAAAAGCAATTCATCTCTCTGCTTGAATCGACACAAAATAACATTCTGGTGGAAAGTGCGTTTTCCCTGAGCCAAGCAGACCGTAAAAAGATCACTGCATTCGTGCACGATTTTTTAAGCACCGATGTCGACATCGAATTTCAGGAAAAACCGGAACTGATCTGTGGAATTGACTTTCATGTCGGAGGCTACAAAATTGCCTGGAATATCCAGGAACCACTTGAGGAACTGGAAGAGGAGTTTGTTCAATCGCTTAATGAAGTCATTACGTTGGAATCAGGAGTAGAAGTCCCCTCAACATCGTAA
- a CDS encoding F0F1 ATP synthase subunit A, translating to MNISPDEPLWQWEFIILNRTILFTWLVMALLVFVSWLITRRLSSSTKLSRGQNLLEVLVLGLRDQIQEVSQQNPGSYLPFIGTLFLFIAVSNIMAIVPGYHPPTGSLSTTAALATCVFVAVPIYGIAQQGFLGYMKQYISPSIFMLPFNVIGELSRTLALAVRLYGNMMSGAVIGAILLGFVPLFVPILMQAFGLLTGIIQAYIFSVLAMVYIASATHSNLDQHVKENVPDDHTEPVNTKSN from the coding sequence ATGAATATTTCTCCTGATGAACCGCTCTGGCAATGGGAATTCATCATCCTGAACCGGACGATTCTGTTTACCTGGCTTGTCATGGCGTTGCTGGTTTTTGTATCCTGGCTGATCACACGCCGGCTCTCTTCCAGTACGAAATTGTCACGTGGTCAGAACCTGCTGGAGGTGCTGGTACTCGGCCTGCGCGATCAGATTCAGGAAGTCAGCCAGCAGAACCCCGGCTCCTATCTCCCATTTATAGGGACCCTGTTCTTATTTATTGCTGTTTCCAATATTATGGCGATCGTCCCCGGCTACCATCCTCCCACCGGTTCACTTTCCACAACAGCCGCACTGGCAACCTGCGTGTTTGTGGCTGTTCCCATTTACGGCATTGCTCAACAGGGTTTTCTGGGATACATGAAGCAATATATCAGCCCGTCCATTTTCATGCTGCCCTTTAATGTCATCGGCGAACTCTCACGCACCCTGGCTCTGGCAGTTCGCCTTTACGGAAATATGATGAGCGGCGCTGTCATCGGTGCGATTCTGCTGGGATTTGTTCCACTGTTTGTTCCGATACTGATGCAGGCGTTCGGATTACTGACCGGAATCATCCAGGCTTACATCTTTTCTGTCCTGGCGATGGTCTACATCGCATCAGCAACGCATTCAAATCTCGATCAACACGTTAAAGAAAACGTTCCGGACGATCACACGGAACCCGTAAACACAAAGAGTAACTAA
- a CDS encoding F0F1 ATP synthase subunit epsilon, whose translation MNLKVLLPTEIKIDQPVTKIIAEAENGSFCLKPKHVDFLSALLPGILTFVDEQNCENYLGIGGGILTKTGSEVRVSTIYAVQGDDLGTLRQRVAEQFEEFHERERLVRSAIAKLEADILRHFVQQGATVDV comes from the coding sequence ATGAACCTGAAAGTACTATTACCCACCGAAATCAAAATCGACCAGCCGGTGACGAAGATCATCGCAGAAGCGGAAAATGGTTCCTTCTGTTTAAAGCCAAAGCATGTCGACTTCTTATCGGCACTGCTACCAGGGATTTTGACTTTTGTGGACGAACAGAACTGCGAAAATTATCTGGGAATAGGCGGGGGCATTCTTACAAAAACCGGATCAGAAGTGCGTGTTTCCACAATCTATGCCGTTCAGGGGGACGATCTGGGCACACTCCGCCAGAGAGTTGCCGAACAATTTGAAGAATTCCATGAGCGCGAGCGACTCGTTCGTTCCGCGATTGCCAAACTCGAAGCGGATATTCTCAGGCACTTTGTACAACAGGGAGCGACCGTCGATGTCTGA
- a CDS encoding ATP synthase subunit I, with product MNQLLTIQLIVSFIAGTILGVLFFGGLWFTIKQLPKARHPWLLFLISAISRTLITLAGFWFVGIWLSETGRWQRMVACLLGFMIARYACTRQLRPENTRFSGETVS from the coding sequence ATGAATCAACTTTTGACAATCCAGCTGATTGTAAGCTTCATTGCGGGCACAATTCTGGGAGTCCTCTTTTTCGGCGGACTCTGGTTCACAATTAAGCAACTCCCCAAAGCCAGACACCCCTGGCTCTTATTTCTGATAAGTGCGATCAGCAGAACGCTGATCACACTGGCCGGCTTCTGGTTTGTTGGAATCTGGCTCTCTGAAACTGGACGCTGGCAACGAATGGTCGCCTGCCTGCTCGGCTTTATGATCGCCCGTTATGCCTGCACGCGTCAATTGAGACCGGAAAACACGAGATTTTCAGGAGAAACCGTTTCATGA
- a CDS encoding sulfatase, which produces MSFIFLLCWLPVPAATAQQKQRPNVLFIAIDDLRTELGCYGVSYVQSPSLDRLASQGVLFTNHFVQVPTCGASRYALLTGRSPNHSGVTRSNQAFYRGKSALSAKQTAGAQTLPELFRRSGYHTTCIGKISHTADGRVFEYNGKGDGRDELPHAWDELATPFGSWKRGWGIFFAYANGRSREDGSGIRDLMEFTVEQDEDLPDGLLAQQAIQKLGKFKQQKQPFFMGLGFSKPHLPFVAPKQDWEAMSRVTIPPPPHPEKINSPYWHKSGEFYSYNMQFEKTRPLDQAAQIKTRRAYLACVRYVDRQVGKVLTALDELGLSENTIVVVWGDHGWFLGDTALWAKHAPFERALKSTLIIRAPGVSQTGLKSTALVETVDLYPTLVDLCQPKFQRTEHTLDGISLKPILDGSKTDVREAALSYWNKAISVRTKTHRLIATTGKKQPVNLELYDISETPDPVENLADKQTEKVQELLEYLPTRKKVD; this is translated from the coding sequence TTGTCTTTTATCTTTTTATTGTGCTGGTTACCCGTACCAGCCGCTACGGCACAGCAGAAACAACGTCCCAATGTGTTGTTTATCGCCATTGATGATTTACGAACAGAACTGGGATGTTACGGCGTGTCTTATGTGCAGAGCCCCTCTCTGGATCGACTGGCATCACAGGGAGTTCTGTTTACAAATCACTTTGTCCAGGTTCCGACGTGCGGAGCATCCCGTTATGCCTTGTTGACCGGGCGTAGTCCAAATCATTCAGGAGTCACCCGCAGTAATCAGGCTTTCTATCGCGGGAAATCAGCACTCTCTGCCAAGCAAACTGCCGGAGCGCAGACACTGCCAGAACTGTTTCGCCGCAGTGGTTATCATACAACGTGTATTGGAAAAATCTCGCATACGGCTGATGGGCGCGTGTTTGAATATAACGGAAAGGGAGATGGCCGTGATGAATTGCCTCATGCCTGGGATGAACTGGCGACTCCCTTTGGATCGTGGAAACGGGGCTGGGGTATCTTTTTTGCCTATGCGAATGGGCGCAGCCGCGAAGATGGCTCTGGTATACGAGATCTAATGGAATTCACTGTCGAACAGGATGAAGATCTGCCCGATGGATTGCTGGCTCAACAGGCGATTCAGAAGCTAGGTAAATTCAAACAACAGAAGCAACCTTTCTTCATGGGGCTTGGTTTTTCCAAACCGCACCTGCCGTTCGTGGCTCCTAAACAAGATTGGGAAGCGATGTCGCGTGTGACGATTCCCCCGCCGCCTCATCCTGAGAAAATCAATTCTCCCTACTGGCATAAAAGTGGTGAATTTTACAGTTACAATATGCAATTCGAAAAAACGCGTCCCTTAGATCAAGCCGCCCAAATCAAGACACGACGGGCTTATCTGGCGTGTGTGCGTTATGTGGATCGGCAGGTCGGAAAAGTGCTTACTGCGCTGGATGAACTGGGTCTCAGTGAGAATACGATTGTTGTTGTCTGGGGAGACCATGGCTGGTTTCTGGGAGATACGGCACTCTGGGCCAAGCATGCACCATTTGAACGCGCTTTAAAAAGTACGCTGATAATCCGAGCGCCGGGAGTTTCGCAGACAGGTTTGAAATCTACTGCACTGGTGGAGACGGTTGATCTTTATCCTACCCTCGTCGATCTTTGTCAGCCTAAATTTCAAAGGACAGAGCATACATTGGACGGCATCAGTTTGAAACCAATTTTGGATGGAAGCAAGACCGATGTGCGCGAAGCGGCGTTGAGTTATTGGAACAAGGCGATCAGTGTGCGTACGAAAACACATCGTCTGATAGCCACCACCGGCAAAAAACAGCCGGTGAATCTAGAACTTTATGATATATCAGAGACGCCTGACCCGGTGGAGAATCTTGCAGACAAACAAACGGAAAAGGTTCAGGAATTATTAGAGTATCTTCCAACTCGAAAAAAAGTTGACTGA